The sequence AAAACTATTCCAAGTGCATCAATCTAGATTGAAAGGATAAGTTCTAAGGGATAATGCCCTATCAGTTGGCTCCTAAGTCTGCTATGCATTGGCTGTCAATTGCTGTTTCTTGTGTACAGTTTGCACAATCATTGTGAAAAACGTTTGCCCTATGGAATTAATTTATAACGATCTGTTACTCTGCTGTCATTATATTATTGAGAAACAGGAAATGAGGAGAGGACGACGCGGGCGAGTAACTTAAATCAATTACAAGATGCCATGTAAAAGAAGCTCGTGTATGAAACTATGTCGAATATGgcaagaatttttattttgatctgGTTTCACAGGTAATTTTCTTGGATGTAATGTCTCTAAACTAACTGTTGGTCTACATGTTTCATATCAATACCTGTCTGTCTAGTCATTAATCAAgacaaagcattaaaaaatgGAGGAAAGAACTAAGGATTCTCTCTTCCCATTCCTTGTCATCAACGTAGTGTTCCAATGGACGTGCTTCTAGGTTTTAAATAGCAGCAATCAACTAGTCTAAAATAACAGAACAGAACAAGCTTTAGACTTGAGAAGACTCTGCCCCGAGATAAAAACGAGATGGAAATTGAGATCATGTCCAGAGAGAATATCAAACCATCTTCTCCTACTCCATCTCACTTGAAGACCTACAAGCTTTCCCTTCTGGACCAGCTTATGCCCTCTGCACATGTTCctattatctttttctatGGGCCAATCAATCAAACTGACATGTCAATAAGATTGCCAAAGCTGAAACAATCTCTGTCAGAAGCCTTAACTTCCTTCTACCCATTTGCCGGAAAGGTCAAGGATGATCTTTACATAGATTGCAACGACGAGGGCGTGTCCTATACTCAGGCCAAAGTCAGTTGTTGTCTTTCAGACATTCTTGGAAAACCTGACAGCGAAACGATATTTAAGTTACTTCCAGGCGATTCCTACTTTATGGAGTCGTCAGGAAATGGAATTCCTGTGGCAATGATTCAGGTTAATGTTTTCAAGTGCGGTGGTGTTGCTATTGGGACTAAAACTTCACACAAGATCATTGATGGTCCTACATCAACTGCATTTCTCAAAGCATGGGCAGCCATTGCTCGCGGATCAGGCGAAACAGTTGAACCTTGTTTCATTGCACCGTCGCTATTCCCACAAAATGATTGTCTACCTAAAGATACAATGTTAGCTATATGGCCATCATTGATAAAGTTCGGCAAGGGTATAACTAAGAGATTTGTGTTTGATGCTTCATCTGTAGCCATCCTCAAGGCCAGAGCAGCTAGCTCATTACTTGTGCACCGCCCAACTCGAGTAGAAGCTGTGTCAGCCTTTATATGGCAGTGCAATATGCTTGTTTCTAAAGCAAAACATGGTTGCCAGAGGCCGTCCTTTCTATCACTCATTGTGAACTTGAGGGGAAAAAAGGGAACCCAATTGCCTAGTAATTCAGTTGGGAATCTTCTTTGGATGACAATTGCACAATGCAGTGCAGAGACAGAAAGAGAGTTGCATCCTTTGGTAGGTCTGCTAAGGGAATCTATATCGAAAATTGATGGTGATTTTGTCCAAAAATTGAGTGGTGAGGAAGGGTTTTCCAAGGTTTGTGAATGTTTACAGGAATTTGGTGAAGTTTATTCAAATGCAGGAGCTGATTATTTGACATTTACAAGCTTATGCAATGTTGGCATCTATGAAACTGATTTTGGATGGGGAAGGCCTATTTGGGTGACCCCCGGTGGAATAACTGGACCAGTGTTTCAAAATCTTGTATTTTTGAACGAAACAAGTGTTGGTGATGGAATTGAAGCATGGTTGACCTTGGATGAACAAGATATGATCATTTTGGAACGTGACACAGAGATCCTTTCATTTTCTGCTTTGGACCCAAGTCCCCTTTCTTGAAGTTGCATTTGATCAACACAGTTACAAAATATAGCAGTTTCTcgtttctttctctttttttccaaGGTTCCGACAGTATGTAGACTTAAATGTGATTATTTATGTTAGGGACCGGTCccgaaaaatcaatatcaattaAAGAAGTATTAACCAGAATTTTCATTGGTCCTGGACCAATTATGTTTTGGATATGGGCTTTTATTTATAGGCTAATTCCAAGGAATTCGCGAGAGTTCGTCGAGAAAGCTTTTAAATTGAACTACCACAGAGGTATCTGATGCTCCGTCGCCCCAACCAAAACTTATTACACCCACCGTGGCCCACTTATTCACCCTAAATCAAACGGCTCGTGATCAGATCATACACTATGGCCTTTTTTTACATCAAAGTTATTTGGTTCTTTTCACAATACGATCCAAAAAGATTCATTTTATACAATTAGGTCCTTTGAAAACACACTGTTATTTATTAGTCTACCCGagatcaaatattaaaaagatactTCTTCAGTCAAGGTCTGATATGTATTTATCTTTTACATTTCAGTCTCTGttcttttaactaatataGTTTTCGCCTTTTACTGTTTTCTTTCAACTTTTATTTGATTctaattagcaaaaaaaaatttcaataaaaaatgcataagaaataaaattacatgtaataactaaaattttattataattttatattaaaaaataaagataatttaataaatcttttcatcatttaaaatgtttagattttagattattaaaataatgattatatataatttatttaattattaacacatttctaatttataaagaatAGATTATAatgtttgatatttatatccatttcaaaaaagaaattcttgtattttgaattttagtttttacataaattaaaaaaattacataaattttaaacttttaaatgtttaaagtaacttttcttataaatttaaaaatttaaaaacaataattgaaataattattataatatttctatttaatctGCATATAAGATGAAAATGTttgattcaaaaatatttaattttatgtacatagtctagtttttcttatttatgtatctttttagttataaatttactttttaattaaaaatataatagatataaaaagatgtaatttttctaaatatagaGCTAAatgtaagaaattaatatataccaAAAATGGACTGCGAGAATAAAGAATTGACCAATAGAGTTAGAGATGTGTGCTTCGAAATTTTTTTAGGACTTAGATGCAAAAGGAAACATTTATGGACTAAATCGTATAAAAGTCCTGACTTTTAGGACTTCTGATATCAGAGATATTACCCCCGATAAAAACCATCGGCATTATGACACTTTTTAGTGCTTATGCTGAAGCAGAAGCGCAACTAGTTACGCCCTAAATCATTTTCGGCGGGATCCAAGTCTCGAAAACACTTCATATCATATCGATCCTCTCCTTCTTCACTTTAAAGAGGTAATAACTAAACTATCAATTCCATTTCTAGGTTTAGTCTTCACTTTCTTTACTCTTGATACTGGAGTACGTTTTtgtttaagttttaaaaaaaaatgaaaaattattcgAACCATGCTACTTATTAAGTTTGCGACTAAGTTGTATCTTCCTCCGCTAAAAAAACCCTAGCCGTCTGCTCCGGTTAGGTGCTTTTCCTCTGTGTTAATATTTTGTGttgcagttttttttttttttttcagattctaaTTTTGAGCATCTATTGTTAAGCTATCTTGATTGACATTCTCTAATGGCGGTATGTTACACGTTCTCGTTGAATTTCTGTTACTGTGAATGTTTTAGGTTCgcattttgttttattatatattattttcatttatttatctttgaaTTGTAGGttgatagaatttttaaagatGAAGCTAGCGAAGAAAAAGGAGAGCGTGCCAGAATGGTGAGTTCTTTTTACTGATTtgtgtcttttcttttttctttttctaagttGTTGTGTGCTTTAAATGATTCATCCGAGTATAAAGCTTAATACTCAACTAATTATGAGAAAGTAAATTAAACTGTGTAAACCATGCTTATGTCACTTTATTtcctatcataatttttttgggGGTTTTCTTAGGCATCATTCGTTGGTGCTATGGCAATTGCTGACTTGGTCAAGACTACTTTAGGACCAAAAGGAATGGTAAGCTTTCTTCATTTGCAAGTGTCTTGCCAATAGGAAGGCATTGCTAATAATCTGTGTCTTTTACTTTACTATAATGCCTGCTCATCTTCATATCGCACGCACAggataaaattttacaatcgACAGGCAGAGGACGTGAAGTAACTGTTACAAATGATGGTGCCACCATCTTGAAGTCCCTTCACATTGATAACCCAGCTGCTAAAGTTCTAGTTGGTATCTATCGTTTGCTGGCCCATCTTGCGCTATGACTTTTAGTTCCATCTCACGATTGTTTAAGCTGAATAAGATTGTACTAAAACATCTGTATCAATAGGGGCTTCTATGATTTACTGAAACTTCTTGGTTGTATAAGAAGATGGCAATGTTGATAAATAGCTCTACTGCAATCAACTGTAGgatttacataaaatattgCATATTCTTGAAGCAAAGTCTAGTCGCTAGCCATGCTCTTCTTTAAACAGGAGACCGAAAGTCCAATTATTCTTCATTTATATCTTCTTACTTAATGAAGACAGTGCATCTAGTGCTGTTAAGAAATTGTTGGATGTCATCAATGGAACTAGGTACATGGATCAAATGTATTATCCGATTGCAACCTTGGCTTGACAGAAATCCTTAATTTGGCAGATATTTCAAAAGTTCAAGATGATGAAGTTGGTGATGGGACAACATCTGTTGTTGTTTTTGCTGGGGAGCTTTTGAGGGAGGCAGAAAAGCTGGTGGCAGCAAAGATTCACCCAATGACAATAATCGCTGGTTTGTTTTGAACTGCTTGGCTGTTTGGCTTCCAATTCttccttctattttttctcCTCGGTTGTTATCACAGGTTTTCATTACCAATTAAACCTTCACAAACCCCCAAATTTCGGAGCTATTCTCATTGCTTCCTCATTTTGTATATTATTTGGTTTTGCAtgcatttatttataatgCGGTATAGCTTATGCTGATTTACTTGTTTTGGAAAAACAGAGTTTTGAGTGTTGggttttacataattttttccCTGGTTATAGGATGATTCTCCTCCTACTTGTTGATTCTATCTTTGGCAAAAACAAAAGTTGtgaaacctttttttttttttttctttttaacattttGTTTCAACTAAAGTTAACAGAAGTGTGATAGAAGTTGGAAGGTCCTGTATGCTGGTATGTTGAAATGGTGGATAAGAAGCCTGAAAGTTTGTGTAAAATCTTTTTCTCCTGTATATGTGGAAACCTTATTAGTTTAAATAGTGATGGTCgtgttttgtcttttttgGAGTTTTCTTTCTCATGATTGTGGATAAGTGTTTGACCATTAATCAATAATCACGGTACTTTGCTTTCATAATGTAATTTCTTAATGTGAATGTTTGACGTTCAGGTTATCGAATGGCAGCAGAATGTGCCCGCAATGCTTTGTTGCTTAAGGTCGTGGACAACAAAGATAACAAAGGTATTCATATTTTCTGTAATACTTATTGGTGCCAGTTTTTTTCTGACATTATCTTAATGGAAATTGTTGTTTCTGGTGAGATGTTGTTGTTCATTTGACATTTTGGTAGTTCTGTGAATCTATGGACATGAACGTGCAGAAATTGAATGGATACTTTTCTTCTATGTTGTGAAGTGCATATTCCATGCTTTTAGAATCTTTCAGTCACAGGTTTTGATGCTTATCTGATGCATGTCATTATTGAATAATGTAGAGAAATTCAAGTCGGACTTGATGAAGATTGCAATGACTACTTTGAGTTCCAAAATTCTATCACAGGATAAGGAACATTTTGCAAAATTGGCTGTGGATGCTGTCTTGAGGCTAAAGGTAAGAATTtgcaatattttgattcaaattgCGATGGCGACTTCCAAAAAGATCTTAAATGTCTATGTGCTCCGGACATCCTTTCTTCCCTTCCTcccttctcttcttctattaATTGTTTCTTGTTTGTCAATTGAATGGCAGGGTAGCACAAACTTAGAGTCCATCCAGATTATCAAAAAGCCTGGGGGATCGCTGAAGGATTCTTTCTTGGATGAAGGGTGAATATATTGActtaaaacattttattttctaagaagTCTTCACATGGACATCAATGTCTTTGCTTTAGTACTACTAATGTATTATGTAGCTTTTTTGTTGGCTAATATATAACCTGGAAGTTTCATAGGAGGTACTTGGTTGCATAAACAGTCCCTTATAGATCCACCTGTTTCTGGTTAATAATTACACTATGATAGACAAAGGAACATCTGTTTAAAATCTTTACCAAGTAGACCTAGGGGTCTGTTTGATTTTGCTATGAATCTCCCTAGATTCATTTGTTTCTTCCAGAATGTTAAAATTAtggtctttctttctttagatTTATTCTTGACAAGAAAATTGGTGTTGGACAACCAAAGCGAATAGAGAATGCAAAAATTCTGGTGGCAAATACTGCAATGGACACAGACAAAGTGAAGATCTATGGGGCACGTGTTCGTGTTGATTCAATGTCTAGGGTGGCTGATATTGAAGCAGCtgaaaaacagaaaatgagagaaaagGTGGACAAGATAATAGGCCATGGGATTAACTGCTTCGTAAACAGGCAATTAATTTACAATTTCCCTGAGGAACTTTTTGCAAATGCTGGAATACTTGCAATTGAACATGCTGATTTTGATGGAATTGAACGTCTGGCTTTAGTAACTGGTGGTGAAATTGCATCGACCTTTGACAATCCTGAGTCAGTTAAGCTTGGGCATTGCAAGCTAATTGAGGAAATTATGATTGGTGAGGACAAGTTGATCCACTTTTCAGGTGTTGAAATGGGTCAGGCCTGTACAGTAGTACTGAGAGGTGCAAGGTACATTATTTAAACATGTactttgttattatttttctcctgcTTATATtacagtattgagtgcaaTCTTTGGCACAATGGTAAGATTGGTTTTCTGTGACCGAAATGCCATGTCAACAAAATCAGGAGGATGTGTGTGTGCACCAACAGTCCTCGCTTGATACAAGTAATTTTATTAGGTGTTTAGTTGATGGGAAAATGGAGGAAGGTtggagaaaatgaaaaaatgaaCAGAGACTCAAAGTAAAGAGAGAGAATACACTCAGAGAGGAATCAAAACTAATTCAATGAGTTACAATAGTGTCTCTCATTCCTTTGAACCCCTAAGTCAGCTAAGCTCACGACTAATCTAAATCATCCATTGTTAAATCCATCTGATTCCAATCCAATGGTCAACAACCACTAACACCAAAATCCTACATGTATCATCCCTCAAATGGGTCTTGTTTTAGATTTTAGCCTGACCTTTTGTTCTTCGTATTCAATGTTAACAATGTTCCTGTTAGACTGATGATTATCAAATAGAATCTGTTTGCTGCAATTCTCGTGGCTCTTAAACTTTGCTAGACATCACATGGCTATATGAGCGCAGTCTCAAACTTTAGATATCTCCACATGACTTTTAGTTGAGAATTGTGTACCACTTGCAtctcttcatttctttctctctttggcAGCCACCACGTGCTTGATGAGGCAGAAAGATCTTTGCATGATGCCTTGTGTGTGCTGTCTCAGACCGTCAATGACAGCAGGGTTTTACTTGGAGGCGGATGGCCTGAGATGGTGATGGCAAAGGATGTTGATGAGCTGGCCCGAGCAACTCCTGGGAAGAAGTCCCATGCTATTGAAGCTTTTTCAAGAGCACTAATTGCAATTCCAACTACAATTGCAGATAATGCTGGTCTAGACAGTGCTGAAATGATTGCTCAACTCCGAGCAGAGCACCAGAAGGAGGGATCCACTGCAGGCATTGACGTCATCACTGGATCTGTAAGTATCTATGAATGAAAACTCTAGTTATATTTAAGTCTTGAGTGTACTTCAGCTTTGTATGCTACATGTATTCTGGTAATGCACATGAGGTCTAGCATCCTCTTGTTGGCTGCCAGGTATAGAACTACACCAAAAGATAATGAGCTTTTGACTTTTTGGATTTGAAGCTAGATTATATTTGCAATGtaaatcataatataatttcagAATTTTATCGGAGTTTGGTTGAATCCAAAAAACTTGTTGCAGTGTTGAGCATTGGCATCATAGAAACTCGATGGGGATTTGTAGTATGGCAATTTCATCCTTTGACTGAACTGCTGAATAGGTTTTTCACTAAATGTATCATGTTGGGTTCTGTTTGTTGACTCTTGTCATCTTCTTAATTCTTACAGGTGGGAGATATGGCTGAGCGTGGTATTTCTGAATCCTTCAAAGTTAAGCAAGCCGTATTGCTCTCTGCAACTGAGGCAGCTGAAATGATTCTGAGAGTCGATGAAATCATTACTTGTGCTCCACGAAGGAGAGAAGATAGAATGTGAGAATTAGGTGTATGTTTTGGTTGGACAAGGAGTCGTGTTGTAGTTCtctattttcttggcatttgcTATGCTTTGCTTTACTTCTACTGTCGCTGTACCAGTCTCGGTCTTCTGCTAGGCACATTGTTGGAGGAGTTGCTATTTCATCAGCTGCTCTTCCGGCTCTTGGTGCTCGAGTTGATGCAGCATTGATATTAACTGTTGAATTATATCACTGAGGGTTCCTCTGAAACTTCTGTGCTCGAGCTGTGTTGAGGAAATGAagcaatttattttgtttccaAATTCCAGAATTAGTTAATAGCAAATCTTGAGCATGATCTGATACAGAATAAATTAGaacagaaaaaaggaaaaaagaaaaattggaaAGCAAAACATTTATTAACATTTGCTGCACAAATTGCAGGTCTGTTTTTGGTGTGGTGCAAGTAAATTGTCGTTCAATTAGTTTTTGCTGCGAAATAACCGCTTCACCGTACAATGGAATATCtgattttcttgaaaataCGATTGAACATGGCAAGCTTACCAGTTTCTATAATGGGTTGAGAATAGTAATTCTGAAGGGCAGAAACCAGAACTTCATTGGGAGGGATTCTACATCAAATGTCTAGCAAATTCCAACCCTTCACAACCATACCCAATTCGTTTCAGCACACTACTCTAATGCCCGCAAGAGCAtctttaaaattgaaagaaacatcataatttattttgtcagaattgagaaaataaatcccttttagaattttgattGTTACGATTCTCTGGCCCTCTTTTTGTGCATCTAGTCCATAAGTAGTCCGCATACGTTTTCAggaaaacttttattttattccacatagacaaattaaaaataaagagaagatTAATTAGGAGAAAAACCAAAACTTGCAGAATtgaataaacaattaaaacgACACTAAGTGAGTCCGACTGTCGTGCCGTATGCAGTTATCCAACAACTGAAAACTATCACTCTTTACATATACAGACTCACAATAGCTGAATCGAGCCCCTAGTTTAACTTCTCTGAGTCTCCATCTTCAGTTTCTACGGGATTCGGAAGATAATTTCATTTCTTAAAACCTCTCTAATGGCGGAGAATTCGCAATTCGATCTTGATCGTGTGCTTGCTCACAACTTTCCAGAGGTATTATTCATCTCCCTATCATAAcaacaaaatttttttaaaaaatttgaattgcatatttttatatttcttcttgttttcttctattgcGGGGCAGCAGACAACGTACGCTTACACTGAGAGGTACAGCGCTGTTCCAAGTGTAGTGAGAAAGCCTGTTACAGATGTAttgaaatttatcaatttaaagtTACTCCtagtttataaaattcaagtaATCGTActttttcctttgtttcttttggtttGGATAGAGATGCAGCGATTTATGCCTTGGGAGTTGGAGCTTGTGGCCGGGATGCTGTTGATGCCGACGAGCTTAAATATGTTTATCATGAAGACGGTCAACAGCATATCAAGGTATTTATCGCTTAGTTCCGTTGGATTTTATATGGAATAGGATCTTAATTATCAATGATAATAGTCTCCTATTTAAGTTTTCTTTGGATGATAGAACCCTAAGTCAAACGTAATGTTGCCAATTTCATTTTGATCTTCTTTTTTGCTATAAAGTGGTAAAAACTTGTTGAAGAATTATAGATTTTCTGATTCTTGTATTACAATCACATCATATTTATGAACTTGTAGGTCTTACCAACATTTGCTGCACTATTTTCGCTTGGATCATTGGCAACTGGTTTAGATTTGCCTGGCTTGCCGTAAGTAGTAATCCCCATTTGAGAATATGAGTTTTTCACTTCTCACTTATAATTTTGTCACAGCCActtgaaattaatttagtatctTGTTGAAAGTTTTATTAGATGTAAAGTAACTACGTATTCTAATTTCCATGAATCAGATACGATCCACGTCTTTTGCTGCATGGACAGCAATATATAGAAGTATACAAGCCATTTCCTTCAAGTGCATCTGTAAGTCTTCTATGATGATATGCCCAAAGCATAGCAAGTGCAATACCATTAAGTATTGtaatttaggaatttgagATGTTATTGCAATTACTCTGtaaaatttctcttttcaGAACTCTTTGAAAAAGATTTTGCTTTACATTTGTTTCATTTGGGTCATTGTAAGTCTTTAGTAGTGTAATTTACTTCATTCTTAATGCAGATACATAACAAAGTTAGTCTTGCTGGACTACATGACAAAGGTTGAAATCCATTAGCAGATACACTATTAGTTGATACCCTCACTTCCCTTTCTTGAATAGaaacatttcttttcttgtaaatATCATAATTGCATCCCCAAAAAATTCAGGTAAAGCAGCTATTATTGAGATTGAAACGAGAAGTTACGAGAAAGAGTCTGGTGAACTCTTATGCCTGAACAGGTAGTTGACTCTTAACATCTGATTTTACTGTGCAATGGTATCAATTGCTTATGACATACTATTCTGTTTGCTATTTTCAGGTCAACTGTTTTTCTCCGAGGTGCTGGTGGCTTCTCAAATTCCACTCCTCCATATTCTTATTCCAGTTATCCAACCAACCAGGTTCCAGCTGTGAAAATACCGAAGTGTCGGCCTTTTGCAGTATATGAAGATACTATTCAGCCATCTCAGGTTAGCAGTACAGACCCCACTAATGCAAGACCTGAGATTTGTGGAGTTCAATATTTAATGTTAATGTACAGTGAAGTGTTACCTGTCTCAGTTTAAGCTCTTCTCATGAGGTACAAAGTGAAATTTGGGAACATAACATAAGTGAGGAGATAGAGAATATACTGTTACTACTACTCTCTTCATTTTGCCAATTTTGCTGACAACCAatatattttgcttttgtcacataaattcttttattggtTTGTTCTTTTAAGATGTGTGATACTTGACTATGCTACTGGCTATTTGTTGCAAATTATTGCAAATATAGCATATAATGCTTTCTATGCCAATAACTCATAAACCTTAAGATATTTTTACTAAGGTAACACCTACAGTTTTTAACTTCTACAGCTGAAAATATTTCTGAGGTTGTCTCGGTGTTTCTGATAGACTTCGCTTTATTTCTTCTTGATATAGATGTTTCATATAAGATACTCATGTCGACCATCTCTTTCATGTTTTTGTAGGCGTTGCTGTATAGGCTATCAGGCGATTATAATCCTCTGCATTCAGATCCTATGATTGCTAAAGTTGCAGGGTACGTAGACGTGTCGGTATAGTTTTTGGTTGTTAGCTGTGATTTCACAAGTATGGTTAGGagatcaaaattcaaaatttatgggtgggtgatatttgtAGTCTAAAA is a genomic window of Ricinus communis isolate WT05 ecotype wild-type chromosome 2, ASM1957865v1, whole genome shotgun sequence containing:
- the LOC112535158 gene encoding vinorine synthase is translated as MEIEIMSRENIKPSSPTPSHLKTYKLSLLDQLMPSAHVPIIFFYGPINQTDMSIRLPKLKQSLSEALTSFYPFAGKVKDDLYIDCNDEGVSYTQAKVSCCLSDILGKPDSETIFKLLPGDSYFMESSGNGIPVAMIQVNVFKCGGVAIGTKTSHKIIDGPTSTAFLKAWAAIARGSGETVEPCFIAPSLFPQNDCLPKDTMLAIWPSLIKFGKGITKRFVFDASSVAILKARAASSLLVHRPTRVEAVSAFIWQCNMLVSKAKHGCQRPSFLSLIVNLRGKKGTQLPSNSVGNLLWMTIAQCSAETERELHPLVGLLRESISKIDGDFVQKLSGEEGFSKVCECLQEFGEVYSNAGADYLTFTSLCNVGIYETDFGWGRPIWVTPGGITGPVFQNLVFLNETSVGDGIEAWLTLDEQDMIILERDTEILSFSALDPSPLS
- the LOC8267863 gene encoding T-complex protein 1 subunit beta, with amino-acid sequence MAVDRIFKDEASEEKGERARMASFVGAMAIADLVKTTLGPKGMDKILQSTGRGREVTVTNDGATILKSLHIDNPAAKVLVDISKVQDDEVGDGTTSVVVFAGELLREAEKLVAAKIHPMTIIAGYRMAAECARNALLLKVVDNKDNKEKFKSDLMKIAMTTLSSKILSQDKEHFAKLAVDAVLRLKGSTNLESIQIIKKPGGSLKDSFLDEGFILDKKIGVGQPKRIENAKILVANTAMDTDKVKIYGARVRVDSMSRVADIEAAEKQKMREKVDKIIGHGINCFVNRQLIYNFPEELFANAGILAIEHADFDGIERLALVTGGEIASTFDNPESVKLGHCKLIEEIMIGEDKLIHFSGVEMGQACTVVLRGASHHVLDEAERSLHDALCVLSQTVNDSRVLLGGGWPEMVMAKDVDELARATPGKKSHAIEAFSRALIAIPTTIADNAGLDSAEMIAQLRAEHQKEGSTAGIDVITGSVGDMAERGISESFKVKQAVLLSATEAAEMILRVDEIITCAPRRREDRM
- the LOC8267862 gene encoding enoyl-CoA hydratase 2, peroxisomal isoform X1, giving the protein MAENSQFDLDRVLAHNFPEQTTYAYTERDAAIYALGVGACGRDAVDADELKYVYHEDGQQHIKVLPTFAALFSLGSLATGLDLPGLPYDPRLLLHGQQYIEVYKPFPSSASIHNKVSLAGLHDKGKAAIIEIETRSYEKESGELLCLNRSTVFLRGAGGFSNSTPPYSYSSYPTNQVPAVKIPKCRPFAVYEDTIQPSQALLYRLSGDYNPLHSDPMIAKVAGFSRPILHGLCTLGFAVRAVIKCICRGDVSIIKTISGRFLLHVYPGETLITEMWLEGLRVIYQAKIKERNRAVLSGFVDLHHIASSSL
- the LOC8267862 gene encoding enoyl-CoA hydratase 2, peroxisomal isoform X2, with amino-acid sequence MAENSQFDLDRVLAHNFPETTYAYTERDAAIYALGVGACGRDAVDADELKYVYHEDGQQHIKVLPTFAALFSLGSLATGLDLPGLPYDPRLLLHGQQYIEVYKPFPSSASIHNKVSLAGLHDKGKAAIIEIETRSYEKESGELLCLNRSTVFLRGAGGFSNSTPPYSYSSYPTNQVPAVKIPKCRPFAVYEDTIQPSQALLYRLSGDYNPLHSDPMIAKVAGFSRPILHGLCTLGFAVRAVIKCICRGDVSIIKTISGRFLLHVYPGETLITEMWLEGLRVIYQAKIKERNRAVLSGFVDLHHIASSSL